The following proteins are co-located in the Deinococcus metallilatus genome:
- a CDS encoding Glu/Leu/Phe/Val family dehydrogenase, whose translation MRASGLNWQGLMEQLQQALPYSEVSDQSLAYFKYPKRTLSVNLPVRMDDGTVRVFRGYRTVHSTARGPSMGGVRFKPGLNAHECEVLAAIMTLKAAVADLPLGGAKGGVDVDPAALSPHELEGLTRRYTSELVELVGPTEDILAPDVGTDQQIMAWILDAYGENTGSTAGGMVVGKPLQLGGSYGSKDARGRSAALVTARVLEEQGESLQNARVAVYGFGDVGRKAAQTLAAQGALVVAVSDQNGATFASGGLDLTALSAYREAHGSVQGFATDITPEEVIELDVDVLMLAYDYGSVNAGNAHAVRARYVVEAANRAVLPEAERFLQGQGIAVLPDLVASIGGLVVNYLEWVQDASNFFWTETEIERAIDLRVDAAVNTVMAFMRTRDVDIRTAAYAIALTRLHEAAVMRGVYP comes from the coding sequence ATGAGGGCATCAGGACTCAACTGGCAGGGCCTCATGGAGCAACTCCAGCAGGCGCTGCCGTACAGCGAGGTCAGCGACCAGTCGCTCGCCTACTTCAAATATCCCAAACGCACCCTGAGCGTGAACCTGCCCGTCCGCATGGACGATGGCACGGTGCGCGTCTTCAGGGGCTACCGCACCGTCCACTCGACGGCGCGCGGTCCCAGCATGGGCGGCGTCCGCTTCAAGCCCGGCCTGAATGCCCACGAGTGCGAGGTGCTGGCCGCGATCATGACCCTCAAGGCCGCCGTCGCGGACCTGCCGCTGGGCGGCGCGAAGGGCGGGGTGGACGTGGACCCGGCGGCGCTCAGCCCGCACGAGCTGGAGGGCCTCACCCGGCGCTACACCAGCGAACTGGTGGAACTGGTCGGCCCCACCGAGGACATCCTCGCGCCGGATGTCGGCACGGACCAGCAGATCATGGCCTGGATTCTGGACGCCTACGGCGAGAACACCGGCTCCACGGCGGGCGGCATGGTCGTGGGCAAGCCGCTGCAACTGGGCGGCAGCTACGGCAGCAAGGACGCCCGGGGCCGCAGCGCCGCGCTGGTGACGGCGCGGGTGCTGGAAGAACAGGGCGAGAGCCTGCAAAACGCCCGCGTCGCCGTGTACGGCTTCGGGGACGTGGGCCGCAAGGCCGCGCAGACCCTCGCCGCGCAGGGTGCGCTGGTGGTCGCCGTTTCGGACCAGAACGGCGCGACCTTCGCCAGCGGCGGCCTGGACCTGACCGCCCTCTCCGCCTACCGCGAGGCGCACGGCAGCGTGCAGGGTTTCGCCACCGACATCACCCCCGAAGAGGTGATCGAACTCGACGTGGACGTGCTGATGCTCGCCTACGACTACGGCAGCGTGAATGCCGGGAACGCCCACGCCGTCCGCGCCCGCTACGTGGTGGAGGCCGCCAACCGCGCCGTGCTGCCCGAGGCCGAACGCTTCCTGCAAGGGCAGGGGATCGCGGTTCTGCCCGATCTGGTCGCCAGCATCGGCGGGCTGGTCGTGAATTATCTGGAGTGGGTGCAGGACGCCAGCAACTTCTTCTGGACCGAAACCGAGATCGAGCGGGCCATCGACCTGCGCGTGGACGCCGCCGTGAATACCGTGATGGCCTTTATGCGGACCCGCGACGTCGATATACGGACCGCCGCCTACGCCATCGCCCTGACGCGACTGCACGAGGCCGCGGTGATGCGCGGCGTGTATCCGTGA
- a CDS encoding aminotransferase class IV produces the protein MKPLPAGLNQSAWLHGEAAFTTLRTRRGVPLLWEMHLARLAGTCAFLGLPAPEGEPPALDPLPWGLLRLTATTDGLFWSHRPLQPGPRPADGVSVRVTGVQLHPQLAAHKTGNHLPSLLAGREAARAGAFEGWLTDGAGNVVDGARTSPLLELDGRLVVPAGGLPGLTRAAFLRGKAFEERPVRAEELPHVARAWLCGSGVGVVPVREIVADGWRVTLPAVWPDLSDPALIWPG, from the coding sequence GTGAAGCCCCTGCCTGCCGGATTGAATCAGAGCGCCTGGCTGCACGGCGAGGCGGCCTTCACCACCCTCCGCACGCGCCGGGGCGTGCCCCTGCTCTGGGAAATGCACCTTGCGCGGCTGGCGGGCACCTGTGCGTTCCTCGGGCTGCCCGCGCCGGAAGGCGAACCGCCCGCCCTCGATCCCCTCCCCTGGGGCCTGCTGCGCCTGACCGCCACCACGGACGGCCTGTTCTGGTCGCACCGCCCCCTTCAGCCCGGTCCCCGTCCGGCAGACGGCGTGAGCGTGCGTGTCACGGGCGTGCAGCTTCACCCACAGCTCGCGGCGCACAAGACCGGCAACCACCTCCCTTCCCTGCTCGCGGGGCGGGAGGCCGCGCGGGCGGGCGCTTTCGAGGGCTGGCTGACGGACGGCGCCGGGAACGTGGTGGACGGGGCACGCACCTCGCCGCTGCTGGAGCTGGACGGTCGGCTGGTGGTCCCGGCGGGCGGACTGCCCGGCCTCACCCGCGCCGCCTTTCTGCGTGGGAAAGCCTTTGAGGAGCGGCCCGTCCGCGCAGAGGAACTCCCGCACGTCGCCCGGGCCTGGCTCTGCGGGAGTGGCGTGGGGGTCGTGCCGGTGCGCGAGATCGTGGCGGACGGCTGGCGCGTCACCCTGCCTGCCGTGTGGCCCGACCTCAGCGACCCGGCGCTGATCTGGCCGGGATAA
- a CDS encoding general stress protein has translation MTQPDPRSALIPDQSARVNVATYATYPEAQRAVDYLSDQRFPVERTAIVGEGLKTVEQVTGRLDWGRAAGLGFGQGLFIGLFIGLLFGLLGLAGGNILFAVAYGMVMGAITGLVWGLVSYAMTGGRRDFTSIGGMRADRYVIVADAEVAEQARALLANLPAR, from the coding sequence GTGACCCAGCCTGATCCCCGCTCCGCCCTGATCCCGGACCAGAGCGCCCGCGTGAACGTCGCGACCTATGCCACCTATCCCGAAGCGCAGCGCGCGGTGGATTACCTGAGTGACCAGCGTTTTCCGGTGGAACGCACCGCGATTGTCGGGGAGGGCCTCAAGACCGTCGAGCAGGTGACGGGCCGCCTGGACTGGGGCCGCGCGGCGGGCCTGGGCTTCGGCCAGGGCCTCTTCATCGGCCTCTTTATCGGCCTGCTGTTCGGGCTGCTGGGGCTGGCGGGGGGGAACATCCTGTTTGCCGTCGCCTACGGCATGGTGATGGGCGCGATCACCGGCCTGGTCTGGGGCCTGGTCAGCTACGCGATGACGGGCGGGCGGCGCGACTTTACCTCCATCGGCGGAATGCGCGCCGACCGCTACGTGATCGTGGCCGACGCCGAGGTGGCCGAGCAGGCGCGGGCGCTGCTGGCGAATCTGCCAGCGCGCTGA
- a CDS encoding Glu/Leu/Phe/Val family dehydrogenase: MTTTQDPKNQTPEQKKLRPHDLPSYLDPNNIGPYEIFLEQVDRVTPYLGKLAYWVETLKRPKRILIVDVPIHLDDGSVAHFEGYRVQHNTSRGPAKGGVRYHQDVTLSEVMALSAWMTIKNAAVNLPYGGGKGGIRIDPRKYSTGELERLTRRYTSEIGLIIGPEKDIPAPDVNTNPQTMAWMMDTYSMNVGRTATGVVTGKPVSLGGSLGRSDATGRGVFVTGAEAMKKLGLPLEGARIAVQGFGNVGNAAARIFFDHGAKIVAIQDVTGTIHSDAGINPYQAAEHLAQTGKITGLPGTEELQREEFWTVDCDVLIPAALEKQITEANAGQIKAKLIVEGANGPTTPQADDILRERGITLVPDVLANAGGVTVSYFEWVQDFSSFFWTEEEINSRLDRIMTEAFLSLWEVKERHDVTLRTAAYIVACTRVLEARALRGLYP; the protein is encoded by the coding sequence ATGACCACCACCCAGGACCCCAAGAATCAGACACCGGAGCAGAAGAAGCTCAGACCGCACGACCTGCCCAGTTACCTCGACCCGAACAACATCGGGCCGTACGAGATCTTTCTGGAGCAGGTGGACCGGGTAACGCCGTACCTGGGCAAGCTGGCGTACTGGGTCGAAACTCTCAAGCGCCCCAAGCGTATCCTGATCGTCGACGTCCCGATTCACCTCGACGACGGCTCCGTCGCCCATTTCGAGGGCTACCGCGTCCAGCACAACACCAGCCGTGGTCCGGCCAAAGGCGGCGTGCGCTACCACCAGGACGTGACCCTCTCGGAAGTGATGGCGCTGTCGGCCTGGATGACCATCAAGAACGCCGCCGTCAACCTCCCGTATGGGGGCGGCAAGGGCGGCATCCGGATTGATCCGCGCAAGTACAGCACCGGGGAACTCGAACGGCTGACCCGGCGCTATACCTCGGAGATCGGGTTGATCATCGGGCCGGAAAAGGATATTCCGGCGCCCGACGTGAACACCAACCCGCAGACGATGGCCTGGATGATGGACACCTACAGCATGAACGTCGGCCGCACCGCGACTGGCGTGGTGACCGGCAAGCCCGTCTCGCTGGGGGGCAGCCTGGGGCGCAGCGACGCGACGGGGCGCGGTGTGTTCGTGACCGGCGCGGAGGCCATGAAGAAACTCGGCCTCCCCCTCGAAGGGGCCCGCATCGCCGTCCAGGGCTTCGGCAACGTCGGCAACGCCGCTGCCCGCATCTTCTTCGACCACGGCGCCAAGATCGTCGCCATTCAGGACGTGACCGGCACCATCCACAGCGACGCGGGGATCAATCCCTACCAGGCCGCCGAACACCTCGCCCAGACTGGCAAGATCACTGGCCTCCCCGGCACTGAGGAACTCCAGCGCGAGGAATTCTGGACGGTGGACTGCGACGTGCTGATTCCCGCCGCGCTGGAAAAGCAGATCACCGAAGCCAATGCCGGGCAGATCAAGGCGAAGCTGATCGTCGAAGGCGCCAACGGCCCCACCACGCCGCAAGCCGACGACATCCTGCGGGAACGGGGGATCACGCTGGTGCCGGATGTGCTGGCGAATGCGGGCGGCGTGACGGTGAGTTATTTCGAGTGGGTGCAGGACTTCTCCTCGTTCTTCTGGACGGAGGAGGAGATCAACAGCCGACTGGACCGGATCATGACCGAGGCGTTCCTGAGCCTGTGGGAGGTCAAGGAACGGCATGACGTGACCCTCCGGACGGCCGCCTATATCGTCGCCTGCACCCGCGTCCTCGAAGCCCGCGCCCTGCGTGGCCTCTATCCGTGA
- the xpt gene encoding xanthine phosphoribosyltransferase translates to MQALVEAIREQGVILPGGILKVDGLVNHQLLPHLTREMGERFAAGFAPLKPNKVVTIEVSGIAPALATALVLNVPLVYARKKKPITMQEPTFTAQSLSRTKGGAVDLFVSSEYLGPGDRVVVIDDFLASGGTLRALAGIIALSGAELLGLGCVIEKGFEEGRARLADLNVPILTLANIVRMNEAEGVVVEAGR, encoded by the coding sequence ATGCAGGCATTGGTCGAGGCAATTCGGGAACAGGGCGTGATTCTGCCCGGCGGCATTCTCAAGGTGGACGGGCTGGTCAACCACCAGCTTCTCCCCCACCTGACGCGCGAGATGGGGGAGCGGTTCGCGGCGGGGTTCGCGCCCCTGAAGCCCAACAAGGTGGTGACCATCGAGGTGAGCGGCATCGCGCCCGCCCTCGCCACCGCGCTGGTGCTGAACGTGCCGCTGGTGTACGCCCGCAAGAAAAAGCCCATCACCATGCAGGAACCGACCTTCACGGCGCAGTCCCTCAGCCGCACCAAGGGCGGCGCCGTGGACCTGTTCGTGAGCAGCGAGTACCTGGGGCCAGGGGACCGGGTGGTCGTGATCGACGATTTTCTGGCCTCGGGCGGCACGCTGCGGGCACTGGCGGGCATCATCGCGCTGAGCGGGGCCGAACTCCTGGGCCTGGGCTGCGTGATCGAGAAAGGCTTCGAGGAGGGGCGCGCCAGGCTCGCGGACCTGAACGTCCCGATCCTGACGCTGGCGAACATCGTCCGCATGAACGAGGCCGAGGGGGTCGTGGTGGAGGCGGGCCGCTGA
- a CDS encoding RES family NAD+ phosphorylase translates to MIADDAELRHALGGVPLTSWSGPLHRVVAGRYIKSLASVRGSLLANNRYTQAGVCAALYTSHYPELALLEVMQGSAFSEAFPGATPALHITFSVRVHLTALLDLMDAQVQERLGTNLQELTGEWKAMNAAGREAPTQRLGRLAFESGRIEAIRYPSKIQPQRGNVLLFKDRLPFALFPAGLPASFPDQDPL, encoded by the coding sequence TTGATCGCCGATGATGCCGAGTTGCGGCACGCCCTCGGGGGCGTGCCGCTTACTTCGTGGAGTGGTCCCCTCCACCGCGTCGTGGCAGGTCGGTACATCAAGAGCCTGGCCTCTGTGCGGGGGAGCCTGCTGGCGAATAACCGCTATACCCAAGCAGGCGTCTGCGCCGCCCTCTACACCTCTCACTACCCGGAGTTGGCGCTGCTCGAAGTCATGCAGGGCAGCGCCTTCAGCGAGGCCTTTCCCGGAGCGACCCCTGCCCTGCATATCACCTTCAGCGTGCGGGTCCATCTCACGGCCTTGCTGGACCTGATGGACGCCCAGGTTCAGGAACGGCTCGGCACGAACTTGCAAGAGTTGACGGGCGAGTGGAAAGCCATGAACGCGGCGGGCCGGGAGGCACCGACCCAGCGCCTGGGACGCCTCGCGTTTGAGTCGGGCCGCATTGAGGCCATCCGCTACCCCAGTAAGATTCAACCGCAGCGGGGCAATGTGCTGCTGTTCAAGGACCGTCTCCCGTTCGCACTCTTCCCGGCCGGTTTACCTGCCAGTTTCCCAGACCAAGACCCGCTGTGA
- a CDS encoding chorismate-binding protein, which yields MTAVSPLPPPLAQLSPADVLLRLRAAGAPGVVLLESLGPVVAYGRFSFLSAWPVRVQAEVPARPEGEALFPAWLGGLKYEAARTLDERTGGLDTHAPDGPAGWWGLYPSGLVWDREAGTLESVGEAGHVDWQEVLSGPPAPTPTLQVGEFGADDVDYPAGVGAVQELIRAGEVYQVNLSRGVRARATGDPLAAYLRLREVNPSPFMAFLDLPIAGREEVVVSCSPERLVLWQGDTLAARPIAGTRRRGDTPQEDAALEAELRVSPKEVSEHTMLVDLVRHDLGQVAAAGTVTVPDLGLVERYSHVMHLVSEVTARARPGLTVRDLLAATFPGGTITGAPKARVMTAIRDLEPGPRGWYTGGVGIVSGARVDVNILIRTAGFRRSGAEWTVQVRAGGGTVIDADPLREAQETVHKAQALLAVLSGRPGRPARPPAPPVPGRAWSPPPAPSRTGLRVLLLDNRDSFTMNLAHDLLSLGAAVDLRSQDEDAADLLASHPDAVLVGPGPGTPGTSGSTLALTRACLKRGVPLLGVCLGHQALGEVLGGRVERAAPVHGRPEAVRHGGEGLFAGIVDGTPFGRYHSLVVRGLPEGLVTARSADGEVMALHVPGRPAWGVQFHPESVLSPAGRVLLGNWLRLSLQPSALSGQERT from the coding sequence GTGACGGCTGTCTCTCCCCTGCCCCCACCTCTGGCCCAGCTCTCCCCGGCCGACGTGCTCCTGCGGCTGCGGGCGGCGGGAGCGCCGGGCGTGGTGCTGCTGGAATCGCTGGGGCCGGTCGTGGCCTACGGACGCTTCAGCTTCCTGAGTGCCTGGCCGGTGCGGGTGCAGGCAGAGGTCCCCGCCAGGCCGGAGGGCGAGGCCCTCTTTCCCGCCTGGCTGGGCGGCCTGAAGTACGAGGCGGCGCGTACCCTCGACGAAAGGACAGGTGGTCTGGACACGCACGCCCCGGACGGCCCGGCGGGCTGGTGGGGCCTCTATCCCAGCGGGCTGGTCTGGGACCGGGAGGCGGGCACGCTGGAGAGCGTGGGCGAGGCGGGGCACGTGGACTGGCAGGAGGTGCTGTCGGGTCCTCCGGCCCCCACTCCCACGCTTCAGGTGGGCGAGTTCGGCGCGGATGACGTGGACTACCCGGCGGGCGTGGGGGCCGTGCAGGAACTGATCCGGGCGGGCGAGGTCTATCAGGTGAACCTCTCGCGCGGCGTGCGGGCGCGGGCGACGGGCGATCCCCTGGCCGCCTATCTGCGGCTGCGCGAGGTGAACCCCAGCCCCTTCATGGCCTTTCTCGATCTGCCAATAGCCGGGAGGGAGGAGGTCGTCGTGTCGTGCAGCCCGGAGCGGCTGGTGCTCTGGCAGGGGGACACCCTCGCGGCCCGCCCCATCGCGGGCACCCGGCGGCGCGGGGACACCCCGCAGGAGGACGCGGCGCTGGAGGCCGAACTGCGCGTGAGTCCCAAGGAGGTCAGCGAACACACCATGCTGGTGGACCTGGTGCGGCACGACCTGGGTCAGGTGGCGGCGGCAGGGACGGTGACGGTGCCGGACCTCGGTCTGGTCGAGCGCTACAGCCACGTGATGCACCTCGTCTCGGAGGTCACGGCGAGGGCCAGACCCGGCCTGACGGTGCGTGACCTGCTGGCCGCCACCTTCCCCGGCGGCACGATCACGGGGGCGCCCAAGGCGCGCGTGATGACCGCCATCCGCGACCTGGAACCGGGGCCGCGCGGCTGGTACACGGGCGGCGTGGGGATCGTGAGCGGCGCGCGGGTGGACGTGAATATCCTGATCCGCACGGCGGGATTCCGGCGCAGCGGGGCAGAGTGGACCGTCCAGGTCCGCGCCGGGGGCGGCACGGTCATCGACGCCGACCCGCTCCGCGAGGCGCAGGAGACGGTCCACAAGGCCCAGGCCCTGCTGGCCGTGCTGTCGGGCAGGCCGGGGAGGCCCGCGCGGCCCCCCGCGCCCCCGGTGCCGGGCCGGGCGTGGTCACCGCCACCCGCGCCTTCACGGACGGGCCTGCGGGTGCTGCTGCTGGACAACCGGGATTCGTTCACCATGAACCTCGCGCATGACCTGCTGAGCCTCGGGGCGGCGGTGGACCTCCGTTCGCAGGACGAGGACGCGGCGGACCTGCTGGCCTCCCATCCGGACGCCGTGCTGGTCGGGCCGGGGCCGGGGACGCCGGGCACCAGCGGCTCCACGCTCGCGCTCACGCGGGCCTGTCTGAAGCGGGGCGTGCCGCTGCTGGGCGTGTGCCTGGGGCATCAGGCGCTGGGGGAGGTGCTGGGGGGCCGGGTGGAGCGGGCCGCACCCGTTCACGGTCGCCCGGAAGCCGTGCGGCACGGCGGGGAGGGCCTGTTCGCGGGTATCGTGGACGGCACGCCGTTCGGGCGTTACCACTCGCTGGTCGTGCGCGGCCTGCCGGAGGGGCTGGTCACGGCCCGCAGCGCGGACGGCGAGGTGATGGCCCTGCATGTGCCGGGGCGGCCCGCCTGGGGCGTGCAGTTCCACCCCGAAAGCGTGCTGAGTCCGGCGGGGCGGGTCCTGCTGGGCAACTGGCTGAGGTTGAGCCTTCAGCCTTCAGCGCTCAGCGGTCAGGAAAGAACGTGA
- a CDS encoding RrF2 family transcriptional regulator — protein sequence MWVSTKAQYGLRALIEIGRRGGDAVPLKDVSERQGISQHYLEQIASNLRRAGFIRSVRGAHGGYRLARPASAINAYEVVTAMEGSIAPVSCVEEDHVCDKGNVCGTLDLWHRVDAALRDVLGSTTLADLIADSERQDHARLMQLEPNVPALSI from the coding sequence ATGTGGGTTTCGACCAAAGCACAGTACGGCCTGCGCGCCTTGATCGAGATCGGGCGGCGGGGTGGGGACGCAGTCCCGCTCAAGGACGTGTCCGAGCGGCAGGGCATCAGCCAGCATTACCTGGAGCAGATCGCCAGCAACCTGCGCCGGGCGGGCTTCATCAGGAGCGTGCGGGGCGCGCACGGCGGGTACCGCCTGGCCCGGCCCGCGTCCGCCATCAACGCCTATGAAGTTGTCACGGCGATGGAGGGCAGCATCGCGCCGGTTTCCTGCGTGGAGGAAGACCACGTGTGCGACAAGGGCAACGTCTGCGGCACGCTGGACCTGTGGCACCGGGTGGACGCGGCGCTGCGCGACGTGCTGGGCAGCACCACCCTGGCCGACCTGATCGCGGACAGTGAGCGGCAGGACCACGCGCGGCTGATGCAACTGGAACCGAACGTTCCCGCGCTCAGCATCTGA
- a CDS encoding quinone-dependent dihydroorotate dehydrogenase, whose amino-acid sequence MYRRLLKPALFRLDPEEAHHLTLRALAAASHLPAWPSLARTLTAPADPRLSQTLWGRAFASPVGLAAGLDKNAEAVPAFSALGFGFVEVGTVTPLAQPGNERPRLFRLPPDEALINRMGFNNVGVEAMHARLAALPARPAPVWVNIGKNKVTPNEEAVQDYLKCVRALQDVADAFVVNVSSPNTPGLRALQAAGDLAALVRAVLDEVEAGRVRTLNRPPVLVKLAPDLPPAGFEASVNAVLEAGADGLIVSNTTLSRDGLTHAHREEAGGLSGRPLTARSTELVRAAYRLTRGRVPIVGVGGIFTANDAYAKIRAGASLTEVYTALIYEGPGLPARLNRGLARLLTRDGFHHVTEAVGVEA is encoded by the coding sequence ATGTACCGCCGCTTGCTCAAGCCCGCCCTGTTCCGTCTGGACCCGGAGGAGGCCCACCACCTGACCCTGCGCGCGCTGGCGGCGGCCTCACATCTGCCTGCCTGGCCGAGCCTCGCACGCACCCTGACGGCGCCCGCCGATCCGCGCCTCTCGCAAACGCTGTGGGGGCGGGCCTTCGCCTCTCCGGTGGGCCTGGCGGCGGGCCTGGACAAGAACGCCGAGGCTGTCCCGGCCTTCAGCGCGCTGGGCTTCGGCTTCGTGGAGGTCGGGACCGTCACGCCGCTGGCCCAGCCCGGCAACGAACGTCCGCGCCTGTTCCGCCTCCCGCCCGACGAGGCGCTGATCAACCGCATGGGCTTCAACAACGTGGGGGTGGAGGCCATGCACGCCCGGCTCGCGGCGCTCCCGGCCCGCCCCGCCCCCGTCTGGGTCAACATCGGCAAGAACAAGGTCACGCCGAACGAGGAGGCCGTGCAGGATTACCTGAAGTGTGTCCGTGCCCTGCAAGACGTGGCCGACGCCTTCGTGGTGAACGTCAGCAGCCCCAACACGCCGGGCCTGCGCGCGCTGCAAGCGGCGGGCGACCTCGCCGCCCTGGTGCGCGCCGTGCTGGACGAGGTGGAGGCGGGCCGCGTCCGCACGCTGAACCGCCCGCCCGTCCTGGTCAAGCTGGCCCCCGACCTGCCCCCCGCAGGCTTCGAGGCGAGCGTGAATGCCGTGCTGGAGGCGGGCGCGGACGGCCTGATCGTCAGCAACACCACGCTCAGCCGGGACGGCCTGACCCACGCGCACCGGGAGGAGGCGGGCGGCCTCAGCGGACGGCCTCTCACCGCGCGCAGCACCGAACTGGTCCGCGCCGCTTACCGACTCACGCGCGGTCGGGTGCCCATCGTCGGGGTGGGCGGCATTTTCACCGCCAACGACGCCTACGCCAAGATTCGCGCCGGGGCCAGCCTCACCGAGGTGTACACCGCCCTGATCTACGAGGGGCCGGGGTTGCCCGCCCGCCTGAACCGGGGCCTGGCCCGCCTGCTGACGCGCGACGGCTTCCACCACGTGACGGAGGCGGTGGGCGTGGAGGCCTGA
- a CDS encoding quinate 5-dehydrogenase has product MTDLLSGWQPAPAGFKHVVSVSLGASKRNAREEINVLGQPFVLERLGTDGDAKKAAQLFQALDGRVDAFGLGGADLYVIAAGRRYTFSNVRKLVANAKLTPVLDGSGLKNTLEREAIAQLGPLLNWRTQKVLMVSAVDRFGMAEALAKAGADVVYGDIVFGLNLDIPLRSLAALRRVAHLALPVITKLPQDWFYPTGAKQESSVQGKGTRYYAWADVIAGDTHYAKRYAPRDLSGKTILTQTITEADRVWMKEHGVARLITTTPRIGSRNFATNVLEALFVALSGKREALSEEEYLRYIREVGFRPEVNEL; this is encoded by the coding sequence ATGACCGATCTTCTGAGCGGCTGGCAGCCCGCCCCCGCAGGCTTCAAGCACGTCGTGAGCGTGTCGCTGGGAGCGAGCAAGCGCAATGCCCGCGAAGAAATCAACGTGCTGGGCCAGCCCTTCGTGCTGGAGCGCCTCGGCACCGACGGGGACGCGAAAAAGGCCGCGCAGCTCTTTCAGGCGCTCGACGGGCGGGTGGACGCTTTCGGGCTGGGGGGCGCGGACCTGTACGTGATCGCGGCGGGGCGGCGCTACACCTTCAGCAATGTCCGCAAGCTGGTCGCCAACGCCAAGCTCACCCCCGTACTGGACGGCAGCGGCCTGAAGAACACGCTGGAGCGCGAGGCCATCGCCCAGCTTGGTCCGCTGCTGAACTGGCGGACGCAGAAGGTGCTGATGGTGAGCGCGGTGGACCGCTTCGGCATGGCGGAGGCGCTGGCGAAGGCGGGGGCCGACGTGGTGTACGGCGACATCGTGTTCGGCCTGAACCTGGACATTCCGTTGCGGAGCCTCGCGGCGCTGCGCCGGGTCGCGCACCTCGCGCTGCCGGTGATCACCAAGCTGCCGCAGGACTGGTTCTACCCGACCGGTGCCAAGCAGGAGTCCAGCGTCCAGGGCAAGGGAACCCGCTACTACGCCTGGGCGGACGTGATCGCCGGAGACACCCACTACGCCAAACGCTACGCCCCGCGCGACCTGAGCGGCAAGACCATCCTCACCCAGACGATCACGGAGGCCGACCGAGTCTGGATGAAGGAACACGGGGTTGCCCGTCTGATCACCACCACGCCCCGCATCGGCAGCCGCAACTTCGCGACCAACGTGCTGGAGGCCCTGTTCGTGGCCCTGAGCGGCAAACGCGAGGCGCTGAGCGAGGAGGAATACCTGCGCTATATCCGCGAGGTGGGGTTCCGGCCGGAGGTGAATGAGCTGTAG
- a CDS encoding polyprenyl synthetase family protein: MTGVAALTLPGAAFEARLREVLRSKVEFIELIGEDLVAAGGKRARPTVTFLAAQALGLGTQDPRWPAVTDLAACVELLHSASLLHDDLIDDADTRRGQQAAFRRFGNVVSVMSGDFMLSRLLTLLAGMPQGAALTRAFGETASLICEGEVLQFQVAAYAEYSLQPYLAVIHGKTAALLELAASAPALLLDAPETQREALVTFGREYGLAFQMQDDLLDLAGDEAALGKPVGGDLREGKATLPVLYLLEGPHAAEVREVLERRAAAPRDVGRVRELALTQGAAERTRQEIRRRSHLAVDALAALPPSAAREALAALPRREIGRTC; encoded by the coding sequence ATGACTGGTGTGGCGGCCCTGACCCTTCCCGGCGCAGCCTTCGAGGCGCGGCTGCGTGAGGTGCTGCGCTCCAAGGTGGAATTCATCGAGCTGATCGGGGAAGACCTCGTCGCGGCGGGCGGCAAGCGGGCGCGGCCCACCGTGACCTTTCTGGCGGCGCAGGCCCTCGGCCTGGGCACCCAGGACCCGCGCTGGCCAGCCGTCACCGACCTCGCCGCCTGCGTCGAGCTGCTGCACTCGGCCTCCCTGCTGCACGACGACCTGATCGACGACGCCGACACCCGCCGGGGCCAGCAGGCCGCCTTCCGGCGCTTCGGCAACGTGGTCAGCGTGATGAGCGGCGACTTCATGCTCTCGCGGCTGCTGACGCTGCTGGCGGGTATGCCCCAGGGGGCCGCCCTCACGCGGGCCTTTGGCGAGACGGCCTCGCTGATCTGTGAGGGCGAGGTGCTGCAATTCCAGGTGGCGGCCTACGCGGAATACAGCCTTCAGCCGTATCTGGCCGTCATTCACGGCAAGACCGCCGCGCTGCTGGAACTCGCCGCCAGCGCCCCCGCCCTCCTGCTGGACGCCCCCGAGACGCAGCGAGAAGCCCTGGTCACCTTCGGACGGGAGTACGGCCTGGCTTTTCAGATGCAGGACGACCTGCTGGACCTCGCGGGCGACGAGGCGGCGCTGGGCAAGCCGGTGGGCGGCGACCTGCGCGAAGGCAAGGCGACCCTGCCCGTCCTGTACCTGCTCGAAGGCCCCCACGCTGCCGAGGTCCGCGAGGTGCTGGAGCGCCGCGCCGCCGCGCCCAGGGACGTTGGGCGGGTGCGCGAACTGGCGCTGACCCAGGGGGCCGCCGAACGTACCCGCCAGGAGATTCGCCGCCGTTCCCACCTGGCGGTGGACGCCCTGGCAGCGTTGCCACCCTCCGCCGCGCGCGAGGCCCTGGCCGCCCTCCCCCGCCGCGAGATCGGCCGCACCTGCTGA